The Tursiops truncatus isolate mTurTru1 chromosome 11, mTurTru1.mat.Y, whole genome shotgun sequence genomic sequence GAGGTCACCTTTGCATGTTCaggttcctccctccccttcaaaAGACTCCAAcctgccccttctcctccctAAAGACCGTGGAACTGAAATCGGACCAACCTGATTTAGACCCCAGCTGTTTGAggctagctgtgtgatcttgggcaggttacttaatctctctgagcctcggtttctccatcttcaaaactcTGAGGCAGATGAGACACAACTTCCAGAGGCAAGTGCAAGGCCTGAGATACAGCAGGTGCCCAGTGCACCGCCGCCCCGCGGACACCCCCGCCGTGTCCCCAGGCCCCTGGTCGCAACGCGTTCCAACTGAGCTCAGCATCTCCCGTCCCAGACCTCTGCCCGCATcacccccactgccacccccaggAGCCCAAGCCAGAGGCTGGGTGTCATCTGGGACACCGCTTAGCCCATGACAGTTAATCACCACTTAGTCCCGACAGCTGCACCTCGTATGGGTTTGTCCCGTCTGTCCACGTCTCCCCACCCACTGCCGGAGCCTTGGATGTCTTCATCTCTCTGGATTCTCACaccagcctcctaactggtctccctgcccccagtctcATTCTGCTTTCCCTCCCCGGGAAAAGCCTGCCTTGCAGCCAGAAAGAGTTCCCTAAAGAGTACATCTGATCAGGTCAATCTTTTGCTTAAAACCTTTTCGTGGCTCCCCATCGCCCTCAGGACAAGGTACAGTCTCGGTTTCAGACAGGATTTACAGAATCCTTTGCggctgcccacccccccacctctcccacctcaCTTCCTGCTGGGGCTCCCGCGTACCCTGTCCCAGGCCCTCGGCTCCTCGTGCCGTGCCAGACTGCAGGTAGAGGACCCCGGGTGGCCTGTGTGTGTATTCTCCCATCCTCCTTTCCCCATCTGTCCTAACTCCCACTTCAGGACTTGGCTTGGGCGtcagctcctccaggaagtcttctctgCCTCCCCAAGCTCGTTAGggccctcctctgggctcccacaaTCCCCTGtgcttctgtctttctttcctgcAGGAGAACTCTGTACTCAGTAGGTATTCAGACATGAATGTTGCAGGCCCATCCCTAAGAGGTCTGCACAAACAGGAGGGTGAGAGGGCTGCAGAATTCAAATCTCCCCCAACTAAGAGGAGCTCCTCCCTGGGACCTCCAGGCTTCCTGAGCCCGGCCTGAGACCCTGCAGGAGGCTCAGGTCAGGTGGATTCTCCATGAGGCAGCAGCCAGGGCTCGCTCAGCCTCTACCCCGGCCCCCATTGCCTGCCTCCGGCCCTGCAGGACTCGGCTCTCTCCACCAAAGGATTACAACCATCTGCTGCTCTTCCAAGCATTTCATGAGCCCCCTGAAGCAGACCCAGGAACCTCAGGGGCCGAGCCCAAGCCCAGCAGCAGGCCATCAATCTTCCTGCCAAAGCCACGGCAAAACTAATCTAGTCCTAGGCCCGGCCCTTGGTGGAAGCTTTCCTGGCCCAGGGTTCACAGAGCAGCCTCTGGATTGGGCTCCTTGCTGCCCACCTGGCACCTCCAACCCAGCCTGTACACAGCAACCCTAGGGCACCTACCCTCCTGAAAACCCTCAATGGCATCACTGCCTGCCTGAAGGATGAAGTTCCTGCCCCCAGCTAGCCTAGGAGACACACGTGATCTCACTGCACCCACCCTCCCGGgctccccaggccccaccccgcCCTGCTTCAGCTGCGCAAGCCCGCTCACTGCTCCCACCTGTGCTGCCTTGGCACAGGCTGTTGCTCTGCCTGGCAGGCCCTTCCCACCTCTTCCCAGGAAGATGCACATTAAATGTCGTCTCCTCTGGGACTCCTGCTTCGATCGCCCAGGAAGGCAGGAGTTTCCTCCTCTGGGCCCTTTCAAACTGTGTGTACTTTTCCCTTATGGCCCCATAACACAGTGCtatcctttcttcttttggtaTTTGGCTCTCCGGCTAGACTGAGAGCTCCCAGAAGGCAGAGACCAGGCCAAATTCACGCTGTCTCTGGCTTCCTCTCAGGGGTAGCTTAGGGCAGGCGCTCAAACGTTTCAGggataaaggaaagaagaaaggagagggtcACGTCTTTCCTTCCCTGGCACCTCTGTCCTCATGTATCAAACACCGGCCGTGTGCCTACCCTGGGCAGGCTGTACTGCCCTCCATTAGTCGGGGTGTCTGGGCTTCTTTATCTGGTTCCAATGGGCCAGAGAGACCCCTTCAGAAGCAGGAGGCCTTGGGGTCCAGCCAAGGGCCTGGGCTGTATGAGTGTCCCTCTGCCAGGCCACTGTGTGTGGAGGGCTTCCACTGACCGacccctcccctgggcctggggTTTCACGCAGGTTCAGGCGCTGGATCTGCCACTCCCCAGCTGGGCGAGTGTCTCCTGCCCATCCTAGAGGTAGGCTGTTCCCAGTCGGTCACCTGTCCATGCGCACAGAGGTGACCCCAGCTGGGTGACTGGACCAACCACAGCAAAACCAACCCCAGGAGATTTTGTTCCCCACTTGTAGTTTGCAGGCACTCACCACTGTTGTGTAGCAGACCTTGTCAGATGCTCTTAGATGTTCTTCCAGTGCTGCCTGGGCTGCCCTGAGAGCCATCCCTCTCGCCCAgttagaatcctggctctgtctcgAATTTGCCACTTGGCTTTGGTCAAGTACCTCATCTCCTTGAGCCTTGGTTTTCACTTCTGAAAACAGAGATAATATCCCTTGCCTGCTGGGGTTGGTACTGGTACGAGGCACGGATGAGCCAGGCGAGGTGTGAGTGATGGCCTCAGGGAGACAGAGGCCACAATGGGGGCTGCAGAAGCGGCAGCATCAcaccccctgccctccaggaaacactcccactgcTGCAGCCTGAGTCAGCCGGGGACATCTTGGCAGAGACGTGGGAGAAAGAGCACAGGACCAGGTGTCAGCCCCTGTGCTGCGCCCTTGCAGCAGTCGCTCCCCAGCTGCGTCTCAACCTCCCCCTGAGAAGGACGACTGCCGTCCTGACCCCTGGGTCTGTGGCAGGTGGCAGGCAGTGATGAGGTCTCAGCAGCTGCCCACTGTCAGGGAGGGCCTTCCCAGGGTGCCCAGCAGCCGGGAGGTGCGCTGGAGAGACACGGAAGCCGAAGGTCTCAGGACTCAGCCGGAAGCTAATAAACGTTATTGGCTTACGGTGAGGGAGGAAGTGAGTGGCTCCGCAACCATTGAGGCTGATCTATTGGTTAATTAGGAGGTTTCCACACCACAGACTACCCCAGCTGTGTGCAGGGACAGGTAGGGAGGGGGCCACAGGGTAATCAGGGCTGCTGGAAGGCCAGCTGGGGCCCGAGTGTGGCTCAGCGCCTCCCCGTAGCCAGGAGCACCAAATGGCTGAAAGAATAATGCGAGGGGTTTGGGTCAGGCAGTGGACCTAGGACTTGCCGGCCGGGGGAAGCCCTCAGCACTCGCTGTACCTGAACAGAGCTCTCCTAAGGAAGGGGGCTGGGAGCCCTCTCAGGTTTCTAGGGCATCCAGTTGAGCGTGGGGAGCTGCAGGTTTGGGGAGGAGGGCTGATGGAGGATCaggaaaaaccaagaaaaaccTTGGAAACCATGGGatctgaggagaaaaaaaaaagggaaaaaccgTATTCGGTTCTACTGAGTAGAAAAAGTTAAACAGCAGTGGGTTTGAACCCAACCTCTGCCAAACACTAGCTATGTGACAAACCACTCAACCTCTCTGATTCTTGCTGTCTACATCTATAAAGTGGAATTGATTGTATCTGCCTTGCAAAGCTGTTTTGATAATTAGATTGAGAAATGTAGCACCCCATACAGATGGGCCGGCGGATTGCCCTCCTTCCTGCCAGACTGGTTATGGACAGCGTCTCGGGGCTGCCTAGCTAAGGGCCTGCACTTGGCTGCGCTGAACCATTTTCACCGCCCAGGGATGTCCACTCAGTGGACTTAGCGTCTGTCCCCAGCTCAGCCACTCCTCCTCAGAGGGCTCCTGGCTTTGGCCCCATCCCCTAGGGGCGTCCTGTCCAGGGGGAAGGGGAATGACAGACAGACGTACACCCGGCAGAGTGGAGGCAGACAAGGTTTATTCCGGTCCTCGGGCAGGCAGGGCCCGGCCAGCCTCTGTGCCGCGGACCGGTTCCCGACCCGGCTCCCCGCCCCAGCCGCCGCCCGTCGGCAGCTGCCCGCGAGGCCTAGCGTCCCCGAGGCAGCCGGCAGGGCCTGGGGACGCCGGGCGGACGCGACGGAGGGCGCGGCGGGCGCCCGGGGGGcagcgggggcggcggcggccgcaGGGCCACAGGCGGCGGAGGCGCGCGCGGAAGTGGCGCGAGGCGAGCGCGTAGACCAGTGGGTTGAGGCAGGAGTTGGCGTAGGCGAGGCAGTGCGAAGCCAGGCGGCAGGCGTAGGTGGCCGGGCTGAAGGCGAAGCGGCCGTACCAGAAGCAGAGGATGAGCGCGTGGTGCGGGCCCCAGCAGAGGGCGTAGAGCGCTGCCACCGCCAGCATGGCGCGCCCCGCGCGGCCCGTGGCTCTGCGCCGGGCCTCGGCCGCCGCCGCGCCGGCGGGACCGACGGCCGCCCACAGGAAGCGCAGCGTGCGTCCGTAGGCCAGGCTCACCACGGCCACGGGCAGCAGGTAGCCGGCGGCGAAGGTGGCCACGTCGAGGGCGCGGCGGCGCGCGTCCTCC encodes the following:
- the GALR3 gene encoding galanin receptor type 3 → MADAQNVSLDSPGSMGAVAVPVVFALIFLLGTVGNGLVLAVLLQPGLGAWQEPGSTTDLFILNLAVADLCFILCCVPFQAAIYTLDAWLFGALVCKAVHLLIYLTMYASSFTLAAVSVDRYLAVRHPLRSRALRTPRNARAAVGLVWLLAALFSAPYLSYYGTVRYGALELCVPAWEDARRRALDVATFAAGYLLPVAVVSLAYGRTLRFLWAAVGPAGAAAAEARRRATGRAGRAMLAVAALYALCWGPHHALILCFWYGRFAFSPATYACRLASHCLAYANSCLNPLVYALASRHFRARLRRLWPCGRRRPRCPPGARRALRRVRPASPGPAGCLGDARPRGQLPTGGGWGGEPGREPVRGTEAGRALPARGPE